GGCGCGGGTTTGCAGTTTCCTCACCCAGACTGGAAGCAGCCTCAAACCCAGCAAATGATAAGAAGGCAAACACGGTGCCGAGTCCGATTGATGACATCTTGTTGCCCCCAAGCGAGAACGGAAGTGGTGATAGGTGCCCACTCGATCCGCCGCGACCTAAAATGACGACGGCTAAAATAAGGATAAGTGCCACGGAAATACCCTCAAAGATTACCATGACACGAGCACTGACACGCACATCGAGGAATGTAAGAATACCCACTAGCACCAAGCCTACCACAGCCAGAGGGAACCAACTGATACTTACGCCAAGAAACGCCAGGAATGATTGCAGAAAAACCCCGATTTCGGCAACACTTGCACCCGTAAATGCTAAATACGTCAGTAGAAGCGTCCAGCCCGAGAGGAATCCCATTTTTGGTCCCAAGGCGGCTCCCGTAAATGCGTAAACGGATCCACTGCTGGAATAGTACTTGTTGAATGTCACGAACGCATACGACACTAGACCAATCGTAATCATTGCAAGTAGGTAAGTTAACGGTACGCTTACACCAACAGTACCTGCAGCCAATGATCCGTTCAGCGCCATTGCTGCAGTTGGTGCCATGATGGCCACAGAGAGGCCCATCGATTCAATATAGGACAATCCATTTTTTCGCAGCCGTGTCTCCATGGCGTCCCCTCCTTAGTGATACTGTACTTGATGCTATCTGAATAGTTTAAATGGTACTATGATTTGGGTCAATCGATATACAAATTCACTTGGTTTGGGATAATGGTGGACTAGCTTCGAAGGCACTGAGAAACTCCAAGATAACGGTGAGCTGCTTGGATTAAGAGGTATATGTGTTTATTCATAATCTAGCTTTGGCCGCGACGCGCGAAGTGCGTCACGTCGATCCCGCGGACGTCGCACCAAGTCTTCACATCCCCGAGGATCACCAGCGGTACATCCGACATGGCTGGAATCGACGTCGCTCCCACCATGGTCATCAACGTTCGCAACTCAGCCTGCCAGGACTGAAGCATGGAGATGGTCTGTTCGACTCCGTCATGTAACAAACTGCGCAAGACGGGCCCTGCTATGCCCACTGCGGACGCACCTAACGCGAATGACTTGAGGGCATCGAGTGGGTGGCGAATTCCGCCTGATGCGCACACCGCCATGTCCTGTTCTGCCTGGTGGGATTCCAGCAGAGATGTCACTGTCGAAAGGCCCCATCCCCGCAAATAATCGTAGGTTTTGTCCGCTCGGCGTTGATTCTCGATCCAAGTAAAATCCGTCCCGCCTCGGCCACCGACATCTATTGCCGTGACGCCGATATCGCGCAGTTGGCGGATCGTCTCGCGGCTGATTCCGAAGCCAACTTCTTTCACAATGACTGGAACGGGGCTCAACTGAACCATTCTCTCCACATTTTTCAGCCAGCCGTGGAAGTCCCGATCCCCCTCCGGCATCACCAGTTCCTGCGGCGCGTTAACGTGCACCTGCAGCAATTGGGCCTCGAGCATGTCAACGGCCTTCTTCGCGTAGTCGGGCGGTGCGCCAGCACCGATGTTGGCCATGACGATCCCGCTCGGATTCACTCGCCGAACGATCCGGTACGATTCCGCCACCTGTGGATCCCGAATACCAGCGTGCTGTGAGCCGACAGCCATGGCCATACCTGTTGCACGGGCAATCTTGGCAAACGCTTCGTTGATTTGACCGGTCTCGTGACTGCCTCCGGTCATGGCGTTTATATAGATGGGGCTTAGGAACTCGATGCTGCAGATGGAAGTCATTAAGGAGACTTCGTCGACGCTTGTCTCGGGGAACGATCGATGGACGAGGCGAATGGCGTCAAAATCACTGTTTGGTGTGATGGAAGACGTGTTCTTCGCCAAATTTACGTGCTCCATCTTCCGTTCTTGTCGACTCATTGTCCGTCTCCTGTCATGTCAATTCGATTCGTTCCTATTCACAGATGAACTGTCTGTGCTCTAGCGTACCGAATTTTGATGACAAGTGCCAATCCGCCGACAGTGGGGCGCATGCAAAAGTCGACGGATTGGCTAGGAGGGAGGGTTGAGGGAGTGACTTATTCCAGTACTGAACCTTTGGACTCTCGCCACAGTACGGCGAGGACGATGACGAGGATGGACGTGATGGCGACAGAATAGGTCATGGCGTGCGCTAAACCACCGACAGAAGGCGCGATACCGGAGACGATGAGCGGTATGATGGCTCCGCCGACTGCGGCTCCGAAGTGATACGTTGTGCCTTGACCTGTGGACCGAACTGTCGTTTTAAAGTGTTCCGCAATATATGTGGGAATGGCGGCCCATACGCCGCCGATCGAAAACAAGCCAATCAAAAATGTAAATAGATTGCGTTCCCAGTCGGTCGAAATGGATTGAAAGACAAACGAACACGCCAGTGTACCAATTGCGGAGATGATGAGTACGGCCCTGCGCCCAATGATATCCGACAGATAGCCACCGAGAATATTTCCGATAATACCGGCTACGTTCAGGATGATGATGGTGTTCGCGACTATTGCGGGACTGAAATGACCGTGTTGTTTGAGCAGTGTTGCGTAAAATATATTGATAGGGTAAGTGACGCCAAACGCAATGAGCGAAATCAGGGCAGCATGGATTGTGTTCCACGTGTTGCCGTCCTTGAACAAATGGGAAACGGGAACGGAATGACTTTTGCTGGCTGACTTCTCTTTGCGCCAACGAGAGGATTCAGGGACTTGAGCCCAGATATAGATAGCAACGACGAGAGCCGGTATACAAGCGATGTAGAACATGGCGTGCCATCCGAGATCGCCATACCAGACGCGATAGATGATGGCCGCAAAGATATACCCAAAGGAAAACCCAGACTGCATGAGCCCAGACGCAAATCCACGCCATTTGGCAGGCATCATTTCCATGAGCATCGGCGTACCATTCGCATACATGGCACCCATACCAATCCCGTACAGAATTCGAACAAGGAATAAGAGTGTAAATCCGATAGAGAACCCGGTGAGAAACTCAAAGATGGTAAACCAAATGATAGAAATGACAAGGCCTGCTTTCCGTCCCCAAGAGTCTCCTATCAGCCCACCGAGGAAGCCGCCGCCGAGGCGGGCAAACGTGGTTGCAGAGGAAACGGCAGCCGCGAGTGTAAGCGGTACACCGTAGTCCTTCATGATGTCGACGAGGACGAATGTGAGAATAGAGAAGTCCATTGCGTCAAAAGCCCAAGCAAGCGCAATCGACACCAGTGCTTTAGCACTGTACGATTTGTCTTGTGCGGAAATTTGGGCTTGCGGTGTGATCGACATGGTTGTCACTCTCCATTTTCTCCAGATGAAGTTTGCAAACGCTTACAATCATTGTGCCACTGACATACGAGACGGTCAAACTCATCGAAATATTTCATGGACTGTTGAGGGGTATCGAACCATTTGCAGGGTAACGGCATTCCACCGAACGGCCCTGGAGTGAAAAGTTGAACGAAAAAGCTCCCGAGTCACGATGAAAAACAGTGATGCGGGAGCTTAATGAAACAATTATTTCAGCCACTTGTCCACGACGTCTTGGTTGGCGGTAACCCATTCTGTTACGCCTTTTGACGGATCGTCACTTTGTCCAGCGACATCCTCTTCCAGCGTGCCGAGTTGTTGCTCCGACAAATGGAAGTTTTTCAACCAGTTCACCACGGTCGCATTGTTTCCCGCCCACGTCTTGTTGGCGACGGTTTCGACATAGCCCTGCTTGCCGAACACGCCTTTGGGATCCTCTACGTAATGCAGGTTGTATTTCGCAAATGCCCAGTGTGGACTCCACAAAGTCACGATGATGGGCTGCTTTGCCTGCACAGCCTTTTGTAACTCCGTCAGCATACCAGGTGTTGAACTGGATACGATCTGGTACGGCAGGTTATATGTAGTAAGGGCTTGTTTTGCCTGACCCATTTCTGTTGATCCTGCCTCGATCCCGATGATCTGCCCGTTTGTCTTGTCCGCATAGGCGCGAAGCTGATCGACCGTTTTTACGGGCACGTAATCAGGGACGGCAAATCCCTCTTGCGTGACACCGCCATACCAGCGATTGATGGTGGTAATTCGACTCCCGTACTTTGCTTCATAGTCTTTATCTACGTATGGCATCCAAGAGTCGAAGAAAACATCTAAATCCCCTGTGTACAGGCCTTCCCACACAGGTCCTGGACTGAGCAATTTCATGTCTACCTGATACCCTTTTTGCTCAAGGAGATACTTCCAAAGATAGCTTGCAGCGACATCCTCATCCCAGTTCATGTAGCCAATCGTTATAGCTTGCGACTTGTTCTGAGTGCCTGCTGTTCCTGCAGCAGAGTTTGTGCTGGCATGATTTCCTGCAGGGGATGTGTCGTTTGCTGTACCACACCCTGTCACGACTAGACCTGCGAGTATCATGACGCTGGCACTCATGGCCATCTGATGTCTCATCCATCGAACTCCTTGCTGGCTTGCGCCGTAAGATATCCTAAATAAACACTTCGGTGAAAAGGCATCCGGCCATCGGAAATGCCTTTCTGGTCAGTAATCTCTGGTCCGTAATCTATTGTAGCGCATCAAGTCTCTTTCACGCTCACCCGAATTCAAGGCACACATATCGCTCCCCAACGACAGGAGGAACAATGACGGTTCATTTTTGGCTGAGACTTGAGACTGGGTCCGATGCTTGTAGAAACCGTTTGAACAAATGTGTGGATTGAGGATGAAACGAAGTTTTTTGCATAACGATAGAAAATTCTCTGCGCAAGGGCAGGCCTGGCCAGTCGAGAATCTGCAGCGTTCCCAAGTGAACTTCTTTGCGGAGAACTGCTTCCGATAGGATGGTCAAACCGAGTCCCGCCTCGACGCATTCCTTAATCGACTGGGTGCTGCCAATTTCCAGAATGGATGAAGGGGCAATTCCCATAACCGCCAGTGCGTGCTCTTGGACTTCTCTCGTTCCTGATCCCTCTTCGCGGAGGATCCAGGTTTGTTCTTCAAGTCTGTCCCGGGTTCGATCGTCAGCACTCACACGATTCAACCAACGCGAAGAGCCGATGACAAAGACCATGTCGTCAGCCAAGTGTTCCACGGAAACTTTGTCGTTTACGTAGTGCCCCTCGACGATGCCAATGTCGAGTAGGCCGAGACCGACGTGATCGACGACGTCTCGTGTATTGTTGATGGACACCGACGGTGTAATACGCGGGTACCGTGCCACAAAGCCGGCTAACAATTGCGGCAAGATGTATTCCCCGAAAGTAAAACTGGCACCAATTCGCAACACGCCACTTTCATCGTGAATCATGTCGTCGACGACGCGCGTCATGTGGTTGTAGAGATCGATGATCTGTTTTGCGTAATCGTAAACCACACGCCCTGCTTGGTTCAGTTCCACGCTGCGATTGGTTCGCTCGAATAACTGTGCACCCAGGGTCCGCTCCAGTGTTTGGATCTGCTGACTCACTGCAGGCTGCGTGGTGTGCAGGTGTTCCGCGGCGCGGGTGAAATTGCGATGCTGCGCGACCGTGATGAAGGTCAACAGTTGTTGTATCAATTCCGATCCCTCTCTCAAAAACGAGTGATAAATAAGCATTTCTTATGATTACGATAATAATTATCTATTTCTGTAATGGTGTGCGCAAGGCGTATGATCCCAGCAGGAAGGAACTTGTAAGGGAGGCCGCGGTATGGTGCCTACACTGACACACGGAAAGCAAAGTGCCCATGAGCAGATTTCGGACGATCGGGGAGGCGCGAACCGGGCTCGTTCGAGAGCATGGGTAGGAGGTATCACATTTACGTTCGTCGTAGCATTGCTTGGACTCGGGTTGTCGAGGTTGCCCATATTCGGGCGGATCGGACCACTCGCTTGCGCCATCATTATTGCTGTCCTCTACCGTCAGGTGGCCGGGTATCCCGAACGCCTTCGATCCGGCATTCAATTCTCCAGCAAACGACTCCTTCGGGCCGCAATCATTCTCTTCGGGTTAAAACTGAATATCGATACGCTGCTGCATAAAGGACTTTGGCTTCTTTTGCGGGATGCAGGGACCATCGTCTTCGCCATCGCAGTGACCATGCTGCTGGCAAAGTTGTTCAA
This is a stretch of genomic DNA from Alicyclobacillus dauci. It encodes these proteins:
- a CDS encoding LysR family transcriptional regulator, with product MIQQLLTFITVAQHRNFTRAAEHLHTTQPAVSQQIQTLERTLGAQLFERTNRSVELNQAGRVVYDYAKQIIDLYNHMTRVVDDMIHDESGVLRIGASFTFGEYILPQLLAGFVARYPRITPSVSINNTRDVVDHVGLGLLDIGIVEGHYVNDKVSVEHLADDMVFVIGSSRWLNRVSADDRTRDRLEEQTWILREEGSGTREVQEHALAVMGIAPSSILEIGSTQSIKECVEAGLGLTILSEAVLRKEVHLGTLQILDWPGLPLRREFSIVMQKTSFHPQSTHLFKRFLQASDPVSSLSQK
- a CDS encoding MFS transporter, which produces MSITPQAQISAQDKSYSAKALVSIALAWAFDAMDFSILTFVLVDIMKDYGVPLTLAAAVSSATTFARLGGGFLGGLIGDSWGRKAGLVISIIWFTIFEFLTGFSIGFTLLFLVRILYGIGMGAMYANGTPMLMEMMPAKWRGFASGLMQSGFSFGYIFAAIIYRVWYGDLGWHAMFYIACIPALVVAIYIWAQVPESSRWRKEKSASKSHSVPVSHLFKDGNTWNTIHAALISLIAFGVTYPINIFYATLLKQHGHFSPAIVANTIIILNVAGIIGNILGGYLSDIIGRRAVLIISAIGTLACSFVFQSISTDWERNLFTFLIGLFSIGGVWAAIPTYIAEHFKTTVRSTGQGTTYHFGAAVGGAIIPLIVSGIAPSVGGLAHAMTYSVAITSILVIVLAVLWRESKGSVLE
- a CDS encoding glycine betaine ABC transporter substrate-binding protein, translated to MRHQMAMSASVMILAGLVVTGCGTANDTSPAGNHASTNSAAGTAGTQNKSQAITIGYMNWDEDVAASYLWKYLLEQKGYQVDMKLLSPGPVWEGLYTGDLDVFFDSWMPYVDKDYEAKYGSRITTINRWYGGVTQEGFAVPDYVPVKTVDQLRAYADKTNGQIIGIEAGSTEMGQAKQALTTYNLPYQIVSSSTPGMLTELQKAVQAKQPIIVTLWSPHWAFAKYNLHYVEDPKGVFGKQGYVETVANKTWAGNNATVVNWLKNFHLSEQQLGTLEEDVAGQSDDPSKGVTEWVTANQDVVDKWLK
- the fni gene encoding type 2 isopentenyl-diphosphate Delta-isomerase, translated to MSRQERKMEHVNLAKNTSSITPNSDFDAIRLVHRSFPETSVDEVSLMTSICSIEFLSPIYINAMTGGSHETGQINEAFAKIARATGMAMAVGSQHAGIRDPQVAESYRIVRRVNPSGIVMANIGAGAPPDYAKKAVDMLEAQLLQVHVNAPQELVMPEGDRDFHGWLKNVERMVQLSPVPVIVKEVGFGISRETIRQLRDIGVTAIDVGGRGGTDFTWIENQRRADKTYDYLRGWGLSTVTSLLESHQAEQDMAVCASGGIRHPLDALKSFALGASAVGIAGPVLRSLLHDGVEQTISMLQSWQAELRTLMTMVGATSIPAMSDVPLVILGDVKTWCDVRGIDVTHFARRGQS